One part of the Tachysurus vachellii isolate PV-2020 chromosome 6, HZAU_Pvac_v1, whole genome shotgun sequence genome encodes these proteins:
- the golga4 gene encoding golgin subfamily A member 4 isoform X2, with product MFKKLKQKINEEQSPQRNVLSPQQAQVSSSEKHGKTPLMHQDAPSSSRDRENITKGAVSTPSGSVNGDGAVSPLREESQSLAQKLQQRVSSVESLFRVSGRAEGLFRSGSRDSLVRSASRESLTPLGENETPGVPAFDPPSDIESEAEDAPGNEEVLSKEQLIYRLHKVEKSLANYRGKYSELVTAYRTVQRDKEKTHAILTQSQDKALRRIGELREELQMDQQAKKHLQEEFDAALEEKDQMITVLQTQVALMKKRLHGCPEALVSAEAGDTQRDESIEMTSDPQSTTQVEGVQVNQSGGSSEPGNTADLEVLQKRVRRQETLLQRCKELINTSKERSAQLSSENDALQQQLQERLQELEKIKDLHTSEKTKLITQLRDAKNLIEQLEQDKGMVIAETKRQMHETLEMKEEEIAQLRTRILQVVAQKEEQQEQREKAEKAAFEELERALAMAQRAEEARIQLQASMEEQVKQVEQASEEERRNLQQELTRVKQEVITIMKKSTEDRIAEMEQQHLEDLANKDKQTSIKINEEVEHCRKELLKAAQEKEQQASLAVEEAVLQKSAVQAEGEAKSRELQLELESARTKILELESSLAKLSQGEATQADQLSAEIEEQRKKYEGEIDAIKARHQQELEKLLAEQTGALNKQHSVVVEELGQKHKSEIDTMMKDKELEFQEHITEMNQKMLEKLDIKQAELEALSSEISEMRKCKEQLEEKLVSDAANESTKVEFEVRLKEEQLKFQMEVDDIKRQHEKIVEELEKTLKEELNQLRMVLEEKDKELEQYAERERNLQENAAKAKQDVELMLKEIEDLRCVAQSEKEALAEADAQCNSLKEEIKQSKSQVQNLERLQEEGHMDYQQKEECLQQKTNENYELQQKIQQALNDLAEKETANAQSHQEMQEEQNRLKKQLDEERGSYEKKVESLRKEMDVKLKSQETKMEKLKQKAKEIQEKLKKKLHEQAESAKAEIAKKDKELQEKDQQVKDKILEMAQANSEGLSSTLSDLQANHNEQLEKIHEVHRLEQEELLRVWQEKLSQQEEELQEKHALSLQEKVQELEDISQQLSTNREEQDQMVQEVKNLREELSMRETTVQKLHTELREAAVKIESLSEVEDVLKKQVETVEKHLNQALNERNLFQDQFTKAEESSRERLQTLSEELEDACKKLNILEASRSKEDETLQRSLEEKTTELQNKETEFLTQICGISKELEQQCHSAQAMLNDFSDHLCKRVETKVNELQNRVTCNQRKLCHLKNVILTKNDTICSLKKELRQAIEESQSLKNSLEQMALQLNANSENLKALTIEKESLQNDANNHSQVLSEKVLYIEKLDEENKSLSENLKENILRISNLERIIDDLKNQLSHIITEKEEAISLLNQQHSEEKQSLKSQMEEAVERMENEKGLAVEQVDTLRNKLSELKKKTDSKLAQNHNTVKSLQCKIEDMEKQIAEKDGQLQSLTASIDNQTISKSEMDQVLSEKEQKVSALTLKLDNCTKKISELEEQLKLQTTEQQQLEAEMQHHRNLSESEKMELVQQLQQTKEQCSHKSDLVCETEEKFQALKKEFQNVKQQLESQQGVFEREKAEILKSKEEALKTAEESTSKVAELKKKAEQKISLIRKQLTLQIEQKEHTIKDLQVQLEDIKQSQNEKEQQVKSLEENGRKMEEAINNLMEEHKKHLEQVLSDGQLEKENPLQTLKEINKDELAVATAATVNEREEEAFSRIRELEAKLTESEEQNTTYHAEISQLKAELCEQIVLVQELQKTCLSLEVQIKEKEANVMQMDTCSLEKTNNLLELVPVQYAGEQDSKIKHQAWETEKVLLVKDYEMKLQDLCKRLEEKEDQLKVQQNSQLGLGQTNEECLTDGSKSSENNLQRKLVELENEKQKIQKDYTRLQKDLRSLRKEHEKDLEYLKKETVEETEKRLKLELEDLEMKHNSALKQMMREFNTQVALKDKELEASVKEAVEKAQMVEAELMGLHREEVNELQKTISQKEDDLKRSIQRYEQILQSREDEMGTRVWEVQKELEDLQQRSLSGPQGVEELQVHLAEKTTLLSEARLKEQEYQDRIHTLEDMIRKAYKNSVVSHLGKDFPEPSLCNADPFTEPTEFEYLRKVMFEYMMGRETKTMAKVITSMLKFPADQAQKVLEREDSRVMPWLR from the exons ATGTTCAAGAAACTGAAGCAGAAAATTAATGAAGAACAGTCACCACAGAGGAACGTCCTGTCACCACAACAGGCCCAG GTGAGTTCAAGTGAGAAGCATGGTAAAACACCATTAATGCACCAGGATGCTCCTTCCTCCTCACGTGACCGAGAG AACATCACTAAAGGAGCAGTTAGTACTCCCAGTGGAAGTGTGAATGGAGATGGAGCCGTCTCTCCCTTG AGAGAGGAGTCACAATCTCTGGCACAGAAGCTGCAGCAGAGGGTGTCCTCAGTTGAATCTCTCTTCCGGGTTTCGGGACGAGCCGAGGGGCTTTTCCGCTCTGGCTCCAGGGACAGCCTGGTCCGTAGCGCTTCACGGGAATCTCTCACGCCTCTGGGGGAGAATGAGACCCCGGGAGTCCCTGCCTTCGACCCTCCATCTGACATTGAGAGCGAAGCTGAAGATGCTCCTGGAAACGAAGAGGTTCTGTCCAAAGAACAGCTCATATATCGGCTGCATAAGGTGGAAAAGAGCCTTGCAAATTATAGAGGGAAATACTCTGAG CTGGTAACAGCCTACAGAACCGTGCAGAGGGataaagagaaaacacat GCTATTCTCACTCAGAGTCAAGACAAAGCCCTACGAAGAATAGGGGAACTCAGAGAA gAGCTGCAGATGGATCAGCAGGCCAAAAAGCACCTGCAGGAAGAGTTTGATGCAGCTTTAGAGGAAAAAGACCAGATGATTACCGTCTTGCAGACTcaa GTTGCACTTATGAAGAAACGGCTGCATGGTTGTCCTGAGGCTTTGGTTTCAGCTGAGGCAGGTGACACTCAGAGAGATGAGTCTATAGAGATGACATCTGACCCTCAAAGCACAACCCAAGTGGAGGGTGTACAAGTAAACCAAT CAGGGGGCAGTAGTGAACCAGGGAACACTGCTGACTTGGAGGTTTTGCAGAAGCGAGTGCGGAGGCAAGAGACACTGCTGCAGCGCTGCAAGGAGCTGATTAACACCAGCAAAGAGCGCAGTGCTCAGCTCAGCAGTGAGAATGATGCCCTGCAGCAGCAGCTGCAGGAGAGACTGCAAGAACTGGAAAAGATAAAG GACCTTCACACCAGTGAGAAGACCAAGCTGATAACACAGCTGAGGGATGCCAAGAATCTCATTGAGCAGCTGGAGCAAGACAAG GGCATGGTTATTGCAGAGACCAAGCGGCAGATGCATGAGACTCTggagatgaaggaggaggagattgCACAGTTGCGTACCAGGATCCTGCAGGTAGTGGCTCAGAAAGAGGAACAGCAGGAGCAGCgagagaaagcagagaaagCAG CATTCGAGGAGTTGGAACGTGCCCTGGCCATGGCTCAGAGAGCAGAAGAAGCTCGGATTCAGCTCCAGGCGAGCATGGAGGAGCAGGTGAAGCAGGTGGAGCAGGCTAGTGAGGAGGAGAGGCGAAATCTACAACAGGAGCTCACCAGGGTCAAACAGGAGGTCATAACCATCATGAAG AAGTCTACAGAAGACAGGATAGCGGAAATGGAGCAGCAGCACTTAGAAGATCTGGCTAACAAGGACAAGCAAACGAGTATTAAGATAAACGAGGAAGTG GAACATTGTCGTAAGGAGCTATTGAAAGCAGCACAGGAGAAGGAGCAGCAGGCCTCTTTGGCTGTGGAGGAAGCAGTGTTACAGAAGTCAGCTGTGCAGGCTGAAGGAGAAGCCAAATCCAGGGAGCTGCAACTAGAACTGGAGAGTGCAAGAACT aaaaTTCTTGAACTGGAGAGTTCCCTGGCCAAGTTGTCACAAGGAGAAGCTACCCAGGCAGATCAGTTGTCAGCAGAGATAgaagaacagaggaaaaaatatgAAGGTGAAATAGATGCCATAAAAGCAAGGCATCAGCAGGAGCTGGAGAAATTGTTGGCAGAACAGACAGGTGCTTTGAACAAGCAGCACTCTGTTGTTGTTGAAGAGCTAGGGCAGAAACACAAGTCTGAGATTGACACAATGATGAAAGACAAAGAACTAGAGTTTCAAGAGCATATTACGGAAATGAACCAAAAAATGCTGGAGAAACTGGATATCAAACAGGCCGAACTGGAGGCTCTGTCCTCAGAGATAAGTGAAATGCGGAAGTGTAAAGAGCAGCTAGAGGAGAAACTCGTATCCGATGCAGCTAATGAGTCAACTAAGGTGGAGTTTGAAGTGAGACTAAAGGAAGAGCAGTTGAAATTTCAGATGGAGGTTGACGACATAAAGCGTCAACATGAGAAGATAGTAGAAGAACTAGAGAAGACTCTGAAAGAAGAGCTAAATCAGCTAAGAATGGTGCTAGAGGAGAAGGATAAAGAGCTTGAGCAATATGCTGAAAGGGAAAGAAACTTGCAGGAAAATGCTGCAAAGGCTAAACAGGATGTGGAGTTAATGTTAAAGGAAATAGAAGACCTACGGTGTGTTGCACAGTCTGAGAAAGAGGCACTTGCTGAGGCTGATGCTCAGTGTAATTCAttgaaagaagaaataaaacagtcaaAGAGTCAAGTGCAAAACTTGGAAAGACTTCAAGAAGAAGGTCATATGGACTATCAGCAAAAAGAAGAGTGTCTTCAACAAAAGACTAATGAAAATTATGAATTACAGCAGAAGATACAGCAAGCCTTGAATGACCTGGCTGAAAAAGAGACTGCAAATGCTCAGTCACACCAAGAAATGCAAGAGGAGCAAAATCGGCTAAAAAAGCAGTTAGATGAGGAGAGAGGTTCTTATGAGAAAAAGGTAGAGAGTCTAAGAAAAGAAATGGATGTCAAGTTGAAATCCCAGGAGACCAAAATGGAGAAACTCAAGCAGAAagccaaagaaattcaggaaaagTTGAAGAAAAAGCTTCACGAACAAGCAGAAAGCGCTAAAGCAGAGATAGCCAAGAAGGACAAAGAACTGCAAGAGAAAGACCAACAGGTTAAAGATAAGATTCTTGAGATGGCACAGGCAAACTCAGAGGGTCTCAGCAGCACTTTATCTGACTTACAGGCAAATCACAATGAGCAGTTAGAAAAGATTCATGAGGTACATAGACTTGAACAAGAAGAGCTTCTGCGTGTTTGGCAGGAGAAGCTAAGccagcaggaggaggagctgcAGGAGAAGCATGCCCTGTCTTTGCAAGAAAAAGTGCAGGAATTGGAAGATATCTCTCAACAGCTTTCAACCAACAGAGAGGAGCAGGACCAAATGGTTCAAGAAGTTAAGAACCTTAGGGAAGAGCTTTCAATGAGGGAAACCACAGTGCAGAAACTACATACAGAGCTTCGAGAAGCTGCAGTCAAAATCGAAAGCTTGTCTGAAGTAGAGGATGTCCTCAAAAAACAAGTAGAGACTGTAGAGAAACACCTAAACCAGGCTTTAAATGAAAGGAACCTATTTCAGGACCAGTTCACTAAGGCTGAGGAGTCAAGTAGAGAGAGACTTCAGACATTGTCTGAAGAGCTAGAAGATGCATGCAAGAAGCTTAATATACTTGAAGCTTCCAGAAGTAAGGAGGATGAAACCCTACAGAGGAGTCTTGAAGAGAAAACTACTGAGCTTCAAAATAAGGAAACAGAGTTTTTGACACAAATCTGTGGCATTAGTAAGGAGCTGGAGCAGCAGTGTCACAGTGCACAGGCAATGTTAAATGATTTCTCAGATCATCTGTGCAAAAGAGTCGAGACGAAGGTGAATGAGCTGCAAAATAGGGTTACATGTAATCAGAGGAAATTGtgccatttaaaaaatgtcattttgacAAAGAATGACACAATCTGTTCTTTAAAGAAAGAGCTTAGGCAAGCCATAGAGGAGAGCCAGAGCCTTAAGAACTCGCTTGAACAAATGGCTCTTCAGTTAAATGCAAATTCAGAGAATCTTAAAGCCTTAACAATTGAGAAAGAGTCTTTGCAAAATGATGCTAACAATCATTCCCAGGTACTTTCTGAGAAAGTTCTATATATAGAAAAACttgatgaagaaaataaaagcctATCTGAAAAccttaaagaaaatattttgcgTATAAGTAATTTGGAGCGCATCATAGATGACCTAAAGAACCAGTTATCACATATCATAACTGAGAAGGAGGAAGCCATATCTCTGCTGAATCAGCAGCacagtgaagaaaaacaaagcctCAAAAGCCAGATGGAAGAGGCTGTGGAACGTATGGAAAATGAAAAGGGCTTAGCTGTCGAACAAGTCGATACGCTCAGGAATAAACTGTCTGAACtcaaaaagaaaacagactcCAAGCTTGCTCAGAACCACAACACTGTCAAATCTCTTCAATGCAAGATAGAGGACATGGAGAAGCAGATAGCAGAGAAGGATGGGCAGCTACAAAGTCTCACTGCCAGTATTGACAATCAGACTATCAGTAAGTCAGAGATGGACCAGGTTCTGAGTGAGAAAGAGCAGAAGGTAAGTGCCTTGACTTTAAAGTTGGACAACTGCACAAAGAAGATAAGTGAACTAGAGGAACAACTCAAATTGCAGACAACAGAACAGCAGCAGCTAGAGGCAGAGATGCAGCACCATCGTAActtaagtgaaagtgaaaagatGGAACTGGTTCAACAGCTCCAGCAAACCAAGGAGCAGTGTTCTCATAAAAGTGATCTTGTCtgtgaaacagaagaaaaattcCAGGCTTTAAAGAAAGAGTTTCAAAATGTCAAACAACAACTGGAAAGCCAGCAAGGAGTCTTTGAGAGGGAGAAAGCAGAAATCTTAAAGTCAAAGGAGGAGGCTTTGAAAACAGCAGAAGAGAGTACAAGCAAAGTAGCTGAACTGAAGAAGAAAGCTGAGCAAAAAATTAGCTTGATTCGAAAGCAGCTGACTTTACAGATTGAGCAGAAGGAGCATACCATCAAAGATCTGCAGGTACAGCTGGAGGATATTAAGCAGAGCCAGAATGAGAAGGAACAACAGGTGAAGAGTTTAGAGGAGAATGGGAGGAAAATGGAGGAGGCCATTAATAATCTAATGGAAGAGCACAAAAAGCACCTGGAGCAAGTACTATCTGATGGACAATTAGAAAAAGAGAACCCTTTGCAAACATTAAAGGAAATTAACAAGGATGAATTAGCAGTAGCGACTGCCGCTACAGTAaatgaaagagaggaagaggccTTTTCAAGGATCAGAGAGCTGGAAGCCAAACTTACTGAATCTGAAGAACAGAACACTACATATCATGCTGAAATCAGCCAACTTAAAGCAGAACTATGTGAACAAATAGTACTGGTTCAGGAACTTCAGAAGACTTGCTTGAGTCTTGAGGTCCAGATTAAAGAGAAAGAGGCTAATGTTATGCAAATGGATACATGCTCTTTGGAGAAAACCAACAATCTCTTAGAATTGGTGCCTGTACAGTATGCAGGAGAACAGGActctaaaataaaacaccaaGCCTGGGAGACTGAAAAGGTTCTCTTGGTGAAAGACTATGAGATGAAGCTCCAAGACCTCTGTAAGAGACTGGAGGAAAAGGAGGATCAGCTTAAAGTCCAACAGAACTCGCAGCTGGGACTAGGACAAACAAATGAAGAATGTCTTACTGATGGGTCTAAAAGCTCAGAGAACAATCTACAGCGAAAACTGGTGGAACTtgaaaatgagaaacagaagATCCAAAAAGATTACACTCGGTTACAGAAAGACCTTCGCTCACTAAGGAAGGAACATGAAAAGGACCTGGAATATCTGAAAAAAGAAACGGTAGAAGAGACTGAGAAAAGGCTGAA GCTTGAATTGGAAGATTTGGAAATGAAGCACAACTCTGCACTTAAACAGATGATGAGAGAGTTTAACACCCAGGTAGCGCTAAAGGATAAAGAGCTTGAAGCATCAGTGAAAGAAGCAGTTG AAAAGGCACAAATGGTTGAAGCAGAACTTATGGGGCTCCATCGAGAGGAAGTTAATGAACTTCAAAAGACAATTTCTCAGAAAGAAGATGACCTAAAAAGAAGTATCCAACGTTATGAGCAAATTCTTCAG AGTCGAGAAGATGAAATGGGCACTCGAGTGTGGGAGGTGCAGAAGGAGCTAGAGGATCTGCAGCAAAGGAGTCTCAGTGGTCCTCAG GGTGTTGAGGAACTTCAG GTTCATCTTGCTGAGAAGACCACCCTGCTAAGTGAAGCCAGGCTAAAAGAGCAGGAATACCAAGATAGG ATCCATACTCTGGAAGACATGATACGGAAGGCTTATAAAAACTCTGTGGTGTCTCACCTGGGAAAAG attttccaGAACCCTCACTCTGCAACGCTGATCCCTTCACCGAGCCCACTGAGTTTGAGTATCTGCGGAAGGTCATGTTTGAGTACATGATGGGCCGAGAAACTAAG ACGATGGCCAAAGTCATCACTTCCATGCTGAAGTTTCCAGCAGACCAGGCACAGAAAGTTCTTGAGCGGGAGGATTCTCGAGTGATG CCTTGGCTTCGGTAA